The genomic segment TTACCTTCTTTTCTATATTCTTCTTGCTTGAAGACAACATGAAATCATGGACAAATAACTAATCTTTTAATTGACCATCATAGTGGGTCACATTGACATTAATTATATTGATTAACCATCATCCAATCTTCATGTATCAATTGTCTATTTCTAGCACGCCTATTTCCCAACAACCACTTAcgatttcatataaatattttatttattaaataatactaaatatgaaaattttaatatgtgCAGTGCGAAAAAATAGGTTTAAATGTGTCAAACATCCTTATactctttcaaaatttaaaatttagtccctatattttaattttgagacattgtgtccttGTAGTCTTTTTTATTTACAAATCTTGATCCCTTCGTTTAATTTTGTCGTTAAAGTTTACAATCTCAAaggtaaaataacttttttaaccctcaacatttacattttttttcaatttggttcttACCCTTCAAAAgtacataaaatattaatttttttcctattttaaataaaaaacataaaaaattaagaaattattaatgattaaaaactctttaaaataaaaaataaagaagattttgaaaatataaacaaaaattccaaaattaaatgttatttaaatCGAATCGGGCTGAACCCACCAGACGAAGGAACCAATTGGGGTATTAATCCAATGAGAGGTTAAAAATTAGTTAACTTGCGAACCGGTATAGATTCACTGAACTGATCTAAAATATTTGTTGAACTAATTTTGAATTGGTCCAACTAGTtcaaataaaatgaattattaaaaaataaaaataaaagatattataaaattataaaaaaactggTTCATTTGACGGTTCAATTGATTTTTCTAGTCTAGTTCAACCAATCCGTACCGTTTTTCAGGTCTaccgaaatttaaaatttttaaacttttttagccctcaacatttacaatttttttttcaatctggTACATACCCTTTAAAagtacatattatttttaaaaaatttaaaattattttttcctattttaagcaaaaaaaatttaaaaatatatattttttaaaatgaaaaagtaaaaaaaacttattaaaattaaaaaataaaaataatttttttaaatataaaaaaatttcaaaatttcaaaattttctaaattgacCAGACCAATTGGATTAAAAACCAGTTGGAGTATCTGTTAGTGAGAGGTAAAAAATTGGTTGACTCACAAATTGGTACAATTTGGTTGAACCGggctaaaaaatcaatttaattggcAGTCGAaccaatttttatataatttttaatatttttatttttattttaataatttatttgctttgaacCACTCAGACGGATCATTCTGGGAACCAATTGGTCAGActagttaaatcaattttttagctTGGTTCAACCATTTCGTACAGGTTCGCAAGTCAATTGGTTTTTTATCTCTTGCCGGACCGATGCCTCAACCAAATCCTAATTTGACTGGTCAATTCGGTCCAGTTTGTGTAACATTGAATTTtggaatatttttatatttttaaaattatttttattttttctttttgaaatttaaagtgctcacatttcttttcattattatttattttttcaaaataatttttttaattttttatttaaatatgaaaagaattaatattttaaaaagttttgaAATACTTTTAaaggataaggactaaattgacaaaaatgtaaatattgagaGCTAAAAATATTGTTTTACATTTGATATGGTTAGCTTTAATGACGAAATTAGATGAATGGaccaatatttttaaataaaaaaatacagtgACTCATATctcaaaattagaataaaaaaaaattaaattgaaaaaatactaTAAAGACGTTTAACATATTCAAACAtagaatttataataaaaacaataaaattaataataatttctaaatcaaataaatttaaataatatatttttacataaaaaataacacatgatttatacataaaaaaaacctTATATACCCTTTAAAAAAAACCTTGCGTACAATATCCCATAATTTCTGTATCTTATTCTTCAAATACGAGATCCCAAAATTTCTGCAACCTTATTAATACAGATAATTAATCTTTTAATTGACCATTATAGTGGTCGCACTCACATTAATTATATTGATTAACCATCATCCAATCTCCATGTAGCAATTTTCTATTTCTAATCGCAATTCCCCAACAACCATTCACGGTAGTTAATATGAAATTTTCTATAcagcaattcatatttaatgtAGTCTCACTTACCTTCGTTAATGCTTGTATGGTCTTCAAGTATTAAAGAATTGAATATGAAGGAAATTACTCTTaagacctttttttttttggctgaTTTGGTTCCCACCACATTCACATTTGGTCATATCTTATGAATAAATTGTGACCATAACCATTTATTTCTCGTGTAAAAGACTCACCTACCAATGGTTATTAGACTGCCACTTCTATAAAGCTCCCAAGGCTCTAGCTAAAAGGTAAATGACTGCTAACTAGTGAAGATTTGTGTATAGACTTTTGTTGTTTCAAAGCTTTGGGTTTATATTCTGGGTTGCTTGGTTTTTAATATTTTGCGGGGATTTGGTTGATTGAGAGAGTTGGGTATTTAGCATAATGGAGAATGAAGCAAAGAAAGTGTTGCTCACTTCAAATGGAGATGAGATTTCGGTGAACATTGCTTTGCATTTAGCCAAACGTGGTTGCAGGTTAAAGGCTCTCCTACTTTTCACTCCTTTTATCTTAATTCAGTTTATTTATGGTTTTAGTGTCTCTATCATATTAAATAGTACAAATTTGAgattaaatcatttattttaatttaacgcATTTTAGtcactatttttataatattattaaaattgttgTGGTCAAATTgataaggtaattttttttaaatattattaagcatTTTAATTAACTTTATTATTTGTTACATGAGTTGTCACataacaattttaaataaatccATCTCATCACTTAGAAagcaacaaataaaaaatttatgccAAATCAAAATGGCAGTATCAACTCTTAAACATTAACATAGTAGGACTAAAAGCAGAATTAGACCTTTGATTATGCAACAAGTGAGCAAAAGTTTTAACTTAGGAGTGTTGATGTTTGAGGCATGTGAATAGGTTGGTTTTAATGGGAAATGAATGGTGTTTGAGGAATGTGAGAGAGAAGTTAATGGAATCAACAGATGGAGTGGTCCCAATGGAGGTGGTTGGATTGGATCTGGAAGCTGAAAGTGAGGGAGCTTTTGATGAAGCAGTAGATAAAGCATGGAATGTGTTTGGACATTTAGATGCTCTTCTCAATTGCTATGCTTATCAAGGTATACATGTCTATATTATATATGTACGCCTTTACacgaataaattttaaaaacaggTAAATATATACGTATTTAACACTAacttaaatctaaataatataaacttggCTTATTGGATTATACTTTCGTATCCATATTGTAAGATGAAAAACATGTGTCTTAAACAGGGAAGATGCAAGACCATCTTGAATTAGGTGAAGAAGAGTTAAAAAGGATCATAAAAGTAAATTTCATGGCTGTATTGTTTCTACAAAAAGCTGTTGCCAAACGAATGCGAGACCATAAAACAGGTGGTTCCATTGTATTCATGACCACAATACTCGGTGCTGAAAGAGGACTTCATCAAGGAGCTGCTGCATATGGTTCGTGTTTGGCCGCAGTGCAGCAATTAGCTAAAGTAAATTCCCATATCAATCAGTATTAAGCCTCTCAATTTTGATTCGAAATATCGACTTGAAATAATGTTGTGTTGCTGTTGTCAGTTGTCAGCTTTGGAGAATGGGAAGCACAAGATCAGGGTGAATGCGATCGCTCGTGGTTTACAGTTGGAAGATGAATACCCACTGTGGGTTGGAAAAGAGAGGGCAGAGAAGCG from the Gossypium hirsutum isolate 1008001.06 chromosome D09, Gossypium_hirsutum_v2.1, whole genome shotgun sequence genome contains:
- the LOC107892150 gene encoding uncharacterized oxidoreductase YohF isoform X2 yields the protein MENEAKKVLLTSNGDEISVNIALHLAKRGCRLVLMGNEWCLRNVREKLMESTDGVVPMEVVGLDLEAESEGAFDEAVDKAWNVFGHLDALLNCYAYQGKMQDHLELGEEELKRIIKVNFMAVLFLQKAVAKRMRDHKTGGSIVFMTTILGAERGLHQGAAAYGSCLAAVQQLAKLSALENGKHKIRVNAIARGLQLEDEYPLWVGKERAEKRVKEAAPLHRWLDAKNDLASTVIYLISDGSRFMTGTTIFVDGAQSLTRPRLRSYM
- the LOC107892150 gene encoding uncharacterized oxidoreductase YohF isoform X1 — its product is MENEAKKVLLTSNGDEISVNIALHLAKRGCRHVNRLVLMGNEWCLRNVREKLMESTDGVVPMEVVGLDLEAESEGAFDEAVDKAWNVFGHLDALLNCYAYQGKMQDHLELGEEELKRIIKVNFMAVLFLQKAVAKRMRDHKTGGSIVFMTTILGAERGLHQGAAAYGSCLAAVQQLAKLSALENGKHKIRVNAIARGLQLEDEYPLWVGKERAEKRVKEAAPLHRWLDAKNDLASTVIYLISDGSRFMTGTTIFVDGAQSLTRPRLRSYM